TGGAGCAGTATGAGAGAAACGATGTGTTAGTTCAGTTTGCTAACAAAAGCTGCCCCGTGTTAGTGGCAACCGATGTTGCGGCAAGAGGACTTGACATAAAAGAGCTGTCTATGGTTATAAACTATGACCTGCCTCACTCCGAAGAGACTTACACTCACCGCATAGGCAGAACGGCAAGAGCGGGAGCGGAGGGGTTGGCATTTACTCTCATAAGTCCGTATGAAGCGGACAAAGCCGATGAGTACAAAAACGAGAGCCGCCTTTTTGAGGATGCCCAGACTTTAAAAGTTGTAAACGGTTTTGAGATGAAACCGCAAAATATTACGCTTGTTATTGAGGGCGGCAAAAAAGATAAAGTCCGTGCAGGGGATGTTTTGGGTGCATTAACGGGTGAAGCAGGACTAAACGGAAGCTCTATCGGGAAGATAGATATCTACGACAAACAGAGTTATGTAGCAATCGAGAGCAAAAAAATAGATGAGGCTCACGAGAAGCTAAAAAATGGAAAAATCAAAGGGAAGAAGTTTTCGGTTTGGATTCTTTAAAATATCTGCAACACTACTCGGAAGCTACAAAAAAACAGGTGTTAGAGCTGATAAAACAAGATAAATTAGCTCTACACCTAAAAAACAGATACCCAAATCCGCATACCGTAAAAACAGACAAAGCGCTTTTTACCTATGTAAATGAGCTTAAAAACTCCCATATGAAAAATGCGCCGACTTTGAGCAAAGTTCTTTATGACGGCAAGATAAATGTTATTCACAATGCTTTGGGTACGCATCATATCATCTCAAGAGTGCAAGGCTCAAAGCTTAAGAGCAAAAATGAGATTCGCATAGCTTCAATGTTTAAAAGTGTGCCGCAAGAGTTTTTAGAGATGATAGTAGTGCATGAGTTGGCGCATTTTAGAGAAAAAGAGCATAACAAAGCGTTTTACAATCTCTGCTTGTATATGCAGCCCTCTTATCATCAGGTGGAGTTTGATGTAAGGCTCTACCTGACACACTTGGATATAAAAGGCAAGATAGATGAGTGGAACCAAAGTTGCTAAGTATTTAAAATTAGCCATACAGGAGCAGTTCATGAGAGAAGATGTTAGCTTAGCTATTATTCAGAGTGTCGTAGATTCTCAAAAAGATTTGATTATTATTTTTTATAATGATGAGCCTATTTTGGCAAACAGAGCTTTTAAAGATTTTTTTTCAGTCTCGTCTTTGGAGCAGTACAAATCGGAATTTGGCTCGTTTGTTAGCAATTTTGTTCCGCATCCCTCTTACTTTCATGCCGATAAAATTGGAGAGAACGGCAGTTGGTTTGATGCCGTCTTAGAACTGCCGGAGATAGAGAGGGTTGTAAGTATGATGACGCCAAACTATGAACCGCACGCTTTTTCTATTGGAATCAATAAAGTAGAGGATTATATTATTGTCGTTTTTACGGATATAACACAAACTTTGATTAAACGCATTATGATTGAAAACCGTGCAAATATTGATGCAAAAAGCGGCGCTTATGCCAGAAACTACTTTTTGCAAATAGCACAAAGCTACCAAGATGCAGCCGTTTTCAATGAAAAGATAATGAGTGCCGTTTTAATTCAAGTGAGTAAAAAAGACGGTTCCGGCATTAGAGATGATGAGAGCGCCCTAAAAGCGTTGGCAACTCGCTTTAAAAGCATTACCCGCCAAGATGATATGCTGATTCGCTGGAGTGACGATTCTTTTTTACTCATCTATCTTGTCGATACCGTAAAAAATGCACAAATCATGCTGGAGAAACTGGATGCTATCTCTAGGGGCGCGGAGATTAAAGGCATCGAGTATGATTTTACTCTAATAGTTCAAAATGAGGGCGAGAGCATAAAAGGATTTATAAGAAGAGTTGAGAGTTAATCCCCTATCTCTTCTATTTTCTTATCAAAATCTTCCGATATCGTGTCAAATTCGTTTTGCAAAATTTCCAAGAGTTCAAACATTTTCTCTACCTCTTTTTGCTCCATCGCTACAAGTTTTGAAAACTCGATGATTTTAAAACTGTCTTGCTTGCTTGAGGCTTCAAGAAGTTTTTTTTGATGCGATGCAAGCGTCTCTTCGCTTTTTATGATGGAAGCTTCAAGTTTTTCTATTTTTTTCTTTATAGGTGAAACAAGCTTGTTTTTGTTTCTCACTAAATCGGCTTTTGTTTTTTTGTTATCCTTAAAACTGTTTTTTGGTTTTTGTTTAACAAAATCATCTTCCTCTTCTTCCCAGCCCATTTTTTCTAAGAAGAGGTCGTAACCGCCGTCAAAATACTCTGCACCGCTTCTTGTAAAGATGATAAGTCTGTCACAGACACGGCGAAGCAACTCCTCCGAGTGCGTTACGATGATTACGGAGCCTTTGAAGTTTTGGATTGCCACGGTTAATGCCTCTATGGAGTCCATATCCAAGTGGTTTGTAGGCTCATCAAGGAAGAGAAGATTTACATCGCGAGCCAAAATTTGCCCAAGCATTACACGGCTTTTTTCACCCCCCGAGAGAAGCGAGATTTTTTTATCGGCACTGTCTCCGCTAAACATCATTGCACCCGCTATGCCTCTGATGGTCTGAGCAGAGAGTTTGGTGTTAGCCGAGTGAATCTCATCTAAAACCGTACTAGTTGGATGCAGTCTTGCGATATTTGTTTGACCGAAGTGCGCAAAAGCCGTGCTTGGATGCATATGAACATTTCCGCTAACTGCTTTTAACTCACCTGCGATGGTATTTAAGAGAGTTGATTTACCTTTACCGTTCTTTCCGATGATACCTATGCGCTCTCCTTTTTCAAGCACAAAAGAGATATTTTTAAACAAAATATTATCCGGCGTATAACCAAAGCTTAGGTTTTTGACATCAAGCAGAACTTTTGCGGGAGTATCTTTATAGTTAAAATTGAATTCCAGTGTTGAATCGTAATCCAAATCATCAAGCAGATCCATCTTCTCTAACTGTTTTACTTTTGATTGAGCAAGAGCGGCGGTTGAAGCGCGAGCCTTGTTTCTGGCGATAAAATCTTCAAGCTCTTTTACCTTTTTATCTTGTGAAATCTTCTGTTTTTCATGCAGCTCATCGCTTGATTTTAACTGTTCGTAGTATTTGTGAGTATCTCCGGCAATAACTCTTAGATTTCTGCGCACAATCCCCATAGTATGAGTTACCACGGCATCCATAAAATCTCTGTCGTGGGTGATTAAAATAACTTCGCCCTCAAACGCTTTTAAAAAGTTTTTTAACCATCTAAGAGAGAGAATGTCAAGATAGTTTGTCGGTTCGTCTAAAAGCAGCAAGTTAGGTTCGGTTACTAAAAGCTTCGCAAGGTTGATACGGATTTGATAACCGCCTGAGAATGAGAGCGGATCTTTCTCCAAATCCTCCTGCGTAAAACCCAAACCAAAAAGAATCTTCTCGACTCTATATACATCATACTTCATATCCTCTTCAAGCGCAAGTGCCGCCTCTTCTCTTAGCGTACTCTCCGTAAATACCAAATACTGTTTTAGTGTACCTATCTTATACCCTTTTGGTATAACCACTTCACCGCTATCGGGTGTCTCTTCGCCGAGAATAAGTTTAAAAAGCGTTGATTTTCCGCTACCGTTTCTACCGACTAAACCGACTTTATTGCCCGAGTTTAGCTTGAAGTTAAGATTGCTAAAAAGCTCTTGTTTGCCGAAATTTTTTGAAATATTTATAAGTTGTATCATGATTTGTTTTTACCTTTTTATCTCTTCTAATATCCACTGCCACTCACCGTAACCGCTCTTTGTGTTGATATGCCCTGCATTTTCTAAAACTTTCATCGGTATATTCAATGCTTTTTGAAGTTCTGCCGCCTCATCCCTACTAATATAGGGGTCATTTGTCGAAGTGAGAAGCAGAGACTCTTTTGCATAAAGATTTGAAGGTATTTCGCAAGGGAAAAAACTCTCTAGCTCTTTAATATCACACTTAAAACTCGGAGGAGCTACAAGAAAAAGCTTCTCAATCTCTGCAAGTTCTATCTCATTGCAGATGTGAAACCAGAGTATGTTTGCGATGGAGTGGCACACTACTATAGTGGGTTTAAACTCCTCAATCTCTTTAATCAGCTCTCTCATCCACACATCTTTTTGCGGAAAATCGACACTGCTGAATTTTAAAAAACTGACACACCCGTAATCTTTTGCTATCTCTGCCGCAAGCCAACTCTGCCA
This region of Sulfurimonas sp. genomic DNA includes:
- a CDS encoding YgjP-like metallopeptidase domain-containing protein, producing MDSLKYLQHYSEATKKQVLELIKQDKLALHLKNRYPNPHTVKTDKALFTYVNELKNSHMKNAPTLSKVLYDGKINVIHNALGTHHIISRVQGSKLKSKNEIRIASMFKSVPQEFLEMIVVHELAHFREKEHNKAFYNLCLYMQPSYHQVEFDVRLYLTHLDIKGKIDEWNQSC
- a CDS encoding diguanylate cyclase, whose protein sequence is MSGTKVAKYLKLAIQEQFMREDVSLAIIQSVVDSQKDLIIIFYNDEPILANRAFKDFFSVSSLEQYKSEFGSFVSNFVPHPSYFHADKIGENGSWFDAVLELPEIERVVSMMTPNYEPHAFSIGINKVEDYIIVVFTDITQTLIKRIMIENRANIDAKSGAYARNYFLQIAQSYQDAAVFNEKIMSAVLIQVSKKDGSGIRDDESALKALATRFKSITRQDDMLIRWSDDSFLLIYLVDTVKNAQIMLEKLDAISRGAEIKGIEYDFTLIVQNEGESIKGFIRRVES
- a CDS encoding ATP-binding cassette domain-containing protein, with translation MIQLINISKNFGKQELFSNLNFKLNSGNKVGLVGRNGSGKSTLFKLILGEETPDSGEVVIPKGYKIGTLKQYLVFTESTLREEAALALEEDMKYDVYRVEKILFGLGFTQEDLEKDPLSFSGGYQIRINLAKLLVTEPNLLLLDEPTNYLDILSLRWLKNFLKAFEGEVILITHDRDFMDAVVTHTMGIVRRNLRVIAGDTHKYYEQLKSSDELHEKQKISQDKKVKELEDFIARNKARASTAALAQSKVKQLEKMDLLDDLDYDSTLEFNFNYKDTPAKVLLDVKNLSFGYTPDNILFKNISFVLEKGERIGIIGKNGKGKSTLLNTIAGELKAVSGNVHMHPSTAFAHFGQTNIARLHPTSTVLDEIHSANTKLSAQTIRGIAGAMMFSGDSADKKISLLSGGEKSRVMLGQILARDVNLLFLDEPTNHLDMDSIEALTVAIQNFKGSVIIVTHSEELLRRVCDRLIIFTRSGAEYFDGGYDLFLEKMGWEEEEDDFVKQKPKNSFKDNKKTKADLVRNKNKLVSPIKKKIEKLEASIIKSEETLASHQKKLLEASSKQDSFKIIEFSKLVAMEQKEVEKMFELLEILQNEFDTISEDFDKKIEEIGD
- a CDS encoding alpha/beta hydrolase, whose translation is MKQKILILHGWGGSDFPHWQSWLAAEIAKDYGCVSFLKFSSVDFPQKDVWMRELIKEIEEFKPTIVVCHSIANILWFHICNEIELAEIEKLFLVAPPSFKCDIKELESFFPCEIPSNLYAKESLLLTSTNDPYISRDEAAELQKALNIPMKVLENAGHINTKSGYGEWQWILEEIKR